CGGAACAACAGGAGGCGTCACTACTTCAGGGACAAGTAGCTCAAGCCATGGAGCGCCTCAACGAAAAGGAACGTTACGTGATTGAAAGACGGGTTGCCTCTGACGAACCGCTCACACTCCAGGAAATCGCCGACCACTTCTCCATATCGCGGGAAAGGGTTCGTCAAATTGAGGAAAACGCCCTTAAGAAAATAAAAAACCATCTTACTCCAATAATTGTGTAATACCTTCAAATGCTTTATCAGAGTCTTTATGCCCCGCCTCGACAAGACGGGGCATTTTTCTATCGCAATCTAACCTCAACCGACTTCAACGAAAGACACCATCATGATGACCAAAGAACAAACTGAGCGATACGCAAGGCACATAATGCTTGAAAAAGTTGGCCATGCTGGACAGGAACGGCTTCTGGCTGGAAAGGTCATGATCATTGGCGCCGGGGGACTTGGCTCCCCCATTGCCCTCTACCTGGCGGCGGCGGGAGTCGGCACCATCGGCTTAGCAGATTCGGACCGTGTGGAACTCTCAAACCTCCAGCGACAGATTGCCCATCATACTGCCGACCTTGGCAGACCCAAAGTGGTATCAGCGCGGGAAAAAATAACGGCCATGAATCCCGATGTAAATGTCACCACATTTGAGACAAGGGTTGACTCGTCAAACATTAAAGGCATTATTGAAAACTTCGATTTCGTCATCGATGCTACAGACAACTTCGACACCAAGTTTCTCATAAATGACGCCTGCGTTTCCATAGGCAAGCCGTTTTCGCACGGGGGGATTCTTCAATTCAACGGCCAGACCATGACTGTCCTCCCTGGCAAATCCCCCTGCTACCGTTGTATC
The nucleotide sequence above comes from Geobacter benzoatilyticus. Encoded proteins:
- a CDS encoding HesA/MoeB/ThiF family protein, with the protein product MMTKEQTERYARHIMLEKVGHAGQERLLAGKVMIIGAGGLGSPIALYLAAAGVGTIGLADSDRVELSNLQRQIAHHTADLGRPKVVSAREKITAMNPDVNVTTFETRVDSSNIKGIIENFDFVIDATDNFDTKFLINDACVSIGKPFSHGGILQFNGQTMTVLPGKSPCYRCIFPDPPENEEVATACSRAGVMGILPGIIGSLQATEAIKHLLDIGDLLTGRLLTYNALSLKFREIPIKQNSNCACSND